One stretch of Nicotiana tabacum cultivar K326 chromosome 18, ASM71507v2, whole genome shotgun sequence DNA includes these proteins:
- the LOC107760678 gene encoding large ribosomal subunit protein eL30-like, which translates to MVAAKKTKKTHESINNRLALVMKSGKYTLGYKTVLKTLRNSKGKLIIIANNCPPLRKSEIEYYAMLAKVGVHHYNGNNVDLGTACGKYFRVCCLSIIDPGDSDIIKSMPDDK; encoded by the exons ATGGTTGCCGCCAAGAAAACT AAGAAGACTCATGAAAGCATTAACAATAGGCTGGCTCTTGTTATGAAGAGCGGCAAATACACCTTGGGTTATAAGACTGTTCTCAAGACCCTAAGAAACTCCAAAG GAAAGCTTATCATCATTGCCAACAACTGCCCTCCACTCAGGAAGTCTGAGATAGAGTACTATGCTATGTTGGCTAAGGTTGGAGTTCACCACTACAATGGAA ACAATGTAGATTTGGGAACGGCTTGTGGTAAATATTTCAGGGTCTGTTGCCTGAGCATCATTGACCCAG GTGATTCTGACATCATTAAGAGCATGCCCGATGACAAGTGA